The Maniola jurtina chromosome 1, ilManJurt1.1, whole genome shotgun sequence genome has a window encoding:
- the LOC123869089 gene encoding protein PALS2 isoform X1 codes for MMVRRSGRYTVNWRGFRDYAGNKPPDDEKQNQEPEEDLSNHEVIFLKSIVESPDFGRKYASIDSEEDLIVKPVSLDNVNIIRLLSEYRGTNIRTIEQAELAILLSRVHFKALIDAHDQIGKIWLERGSGIDEKTALKEQQKDIAEASDLSPDQNGDMPVETVKVVGLRKVPGQPLGLTVTTDEHGQLIVARILAGSAAAKQALLSVGDVLLEVDGIQIDTEEQLKEAVSKPNDRVTLKVGPNLKEKNAQLTNKLSCYMRALFDYSPAEDTLIPCKEIGLEFKKGDILQVSDRKDPNWWQASHVEKPDVVGLIPSPELEERRKAYVPPEADFVHKISICGARISRKKKKFVYESRSSVQLEGAELALYEEVARTPPFLRRVLALVGTRGVGRRTIKNRMIQDHPDRFGAVVPHTSRPPRPLEENGASYWFVSREEMDRDAHAGRFLEYGEHNGHLYGTHLDSIRAVIKEGKMCILDCAPQSLKLLHNSSEFLPYVVMIEAPGIEQLRNLTYASNRNLTFDRQSSIRYSSRRARTLESLASLYEEEDMKQTLEESARVKRQYEKYIDLVLTNSNSDTTYARLMDALHSLSTDHQWVPVTWIY; via the exons ATGATGGTGCGACGCAGTGGACGTTACACGGTCAACTGGCGGGGGTTTAGAGACTACGCCGGCAATAAGCCTCCCGATGACG aAAAGCAAAACCAAGAACCTGAAGAAGATCTGTCCAATCATGAGGTTATTTTTCTGAAAAGCATAGTAGAAAGCCCGGACTTCGGTAGAAAATATGCG TCCATCGATTCTGAAGAAGATTTAATCGTGAAACCTGTGTCTTTGGATAATGTAAACATAATAAGACTGCTAAGCGAATACCGTGGCACCAACATACGGACTATTGAACAAGCAGAACTTGCGATATTATTATCCAGGGTGCATTTTAAG gCTCTCATAGATGCACATGATCAAATTGGCAAGATTTGGTTGGAGCGTGGTTCAGGAATAGATGAAAAGACAGCATTAAAGGAACAACAGAAGGATATTGCGGAGGCTTCAGATCTCAGTCCAGACCAAAACGGAGACATGCCTGTGGAGACAGTCAAAGTTGTAGGGCTCAGGAAAGTGCCTGGGCAGCCTTTAGGTTTAACT GTAACAACAGATGAACATGGTCAATTAATTGTAGCAAGGATTCTCGCGGGCAGTGCGGCCGCTAAGCAAGCCTTGCTCAGTGTAGGCGATGTCCTGCTAGAGGTAGATGGCATACAGATAGACACGGAGGAGCAGTTGAAGGAGGCAGTCTCTAAGCCCAATGATAGAGTCACGCTCAAAGTTGGACCTAAtcttaaagaaaaaaatgctCAATTAACTAATAAACTTAGC TGCTATATGAGAGCTCTGTTTGACTACAGTCCTGCTGAAGATACATTAATTCCATGTAAAGAAATTGGTCTAGAATTTAAGAAAGGTGATattttacaa GTATCAGATAGGAAAGATCCTAACTGGTGGCAGGCGAGTCATGTAGAGAAGCCTGATGTTGTGGGCTTGATCCCATCCCCAGAGTTGGAGGAAAGACGTAAAGCCTATGTGCCTCCCGAGGCTGACTTTGTGCACAAAATTAGTATATGTGGTGCAAGA ATAtcaagaaagaaaaagaaattcGTCTACGAGTCTCGCTCAAGTGTACAGTTGGAAGGTGCTGAGCTAGCGCTATACGAGGAGGTGGCGCGCACGCCGCCCTTCCTGCGCCGCGTGCTAGCCCTGGTGGGCACGCGCGGAGTGGGGCGACGGACGATCAAGAACCGTATGATTCAGGACCATCCCGATCGATTTGGAGCCGTCGTACCGC ATACATCACGTCCCCCTAGACCGTTAGAAGAGAATGGTGCGTCATACTGGTTCGTATCGCGCGAGGAGATGGATCGCGACGCGCACGCGGGGCGATTCCTCGAGTATGGGGAACACAATGGCCATCTGTACGGAACACATTTGGACTCTATACGAGCTGTGATCAAGGAAG GTAAGATGTGCATTCTGGACTGCGCGCCGCAGTCGCTCAAGCTGCTGCACAACAGCAGCGAGTTCCTGCCCTACGTCGTGATGATCGAGGCGCCCGGCATCGAGCAGCTGCGCAACCTCACCTACGCCTCCAACCGGAACCTGACG TTCGACCGGCAGAGCTCCATACGTTACAGTTCGCGGCGCGCGCGTACGCTGGAATCGCTCGCATCGCTCTACGAG GAAGAGGACATGAAGCAAACTCTAGAGGAAAGCGCGCGCGTCAAGCGGCAATACGAAAAGTACATCGACCTCGTGCTCACCAACAGCAACTCGGACACCACGTACGCGCGCCTCATGGACGCGCTGCACTCGCTCTCGACTGATCACCAGTGGGTGCCCGTCACTTGGATCTATTAG
- the LOC123869841 gene encoding uncharacterized protein LOC123869841 isoform X3: MGSLGVACFAHPHVRARLEKHMGSNLVRLTDKSYMTELEERIRVVNEENLNKRISSRVLDEMERLKRLILVGKTPLKECPPELYHHPVFVFWRMVNREVARATKKRADAYYRKLKASQKIDQGIDEEAEAEAVSEEGQQLTPEQLLARCVAELEEIKQADIEKGVRFSDDQFAVLKYEANEIKILKNLTTVEELYALADKIIGTKRI; the protein is encoded by the exons CTTTGCACACCCGCATGTCCGCGCTCGGCTGGAGAAGCATATGGGCTCGAACCTGGTCCGGCTGACGGACAAGAGCTATATGACCGAGCTGGAGGAAAGGATCCGCGTCGTGAATGAAGAAAACCTCAATAAGAGGATCTCTTCTAGAGTT CTAGACGAGATGGAAAGATTAAAACGATTAATCCTCGTTGGGAAGACACCGCTGAAAGAATGCCCACCCGAGCTTTACCATCACCCCGTGTTCGTGTTCTGGAGGATGGTGAACAGAGAAGTAGCGAGAGCGACTAAGAAACGTGCAGATGCTTATTACAGAAAATTAAAAGCGTCCCAAAAAATTGACCAA GGAATAGACGAGGAAGCGGAAGCCGAAGCAGTGAGCGAAGAAGGTCAGCAGTTGACCCCAGAACAGCTCCTTGCTAGGTGCGTCGCGGAACTGGAGGAAATCAAGCAGGCGGACATCGAGAAGGGCGTCCGTTTTAGCGACGATCAGTTCGCCGTCCTCAAATACGAagcaaatgaaattaaaatactgAAGAACCTTACT ACTGTGGAAGAACTCTACGCATTGGCCGATAAAATTATTGGAACAAAACGTATATAA
- the LOC123869089 gene encoding protein PALS2 isoform X2, with protein sequence MPVETVKVVGLRKVPGQPLGLTVTTDEHGQLIVARILAGSAAAKQALLSVGDVLLEVDGIQIDTEEQLKEAVSKPNDRVTLKVGPNLKEKNAQLTNKLSCYMRALFDYSPAEDTLIPCKEIGLEFKKGDILQVSDRKDPNWWQASHVEKPDVVGLIPSPELEERRKAYVPPEADFVHKISICGARISRKKKKFVYESRSSVQLEGAELALYEEVARTPPFLRRVLALVGTRGVGRRTIKNRMIQDHPDRFGAVVPHTSRPPRPLEENGASYWFVSREEMDRDAHAGRFLEYGEHNGHLYGTHLDSIRAVIKEGKMCILDCAPQSLKLLHNSSEFLPYVVMIEAPGIEQLRNLTYASNRNLTFDRQSSIRYSSRRARTLESLASLYEEEDMKQTLEESARVKRQYEKYIDLVLTNSNSDTTYARLMDALHSLSTDHQWVPVTWIY encoded by the exons ATGCCTGTGGAGACAGTCAAAGTTGTAGGGCTCAGGAAAGTGCCTGGGCAGCCTTTAGGTTTAACT GTAACAACAGATGAACATGGTCAATTAATTGTAGCAAGGATTCTCGCGGGCAGTGCGGCCGCTAAGCAAGCCTTGCTCAGTGTAGGCGATGTCCTGCTAGAGGTAGATGGCATACAGATAGACACGGAGGAGCAGTTGAAGGAGGCAGTCTCTAAGCCCAATGATAGAGTCACGCTCAAAGTTGGACCTAAtcttaaagaaaaaaatgctCAATTAACTAATAAACTTAGC TGCTATATGAGAGCTCTGTTTGACTACAGTCCTGCTGAAGATACATTAATTCCATGTAAAGAAATTGGTCTAGAATTTAAGAAAGGTGATattttacaa GTATCAGATAGGAAAGATCCTAACTGGTGGCAGGCGAGTCATGTAGAGAAGCCTGATGTTGTGGGCTTGATCCCATCCCCAGAGTTGGAGGAAAGACGTAAAGCCTATGTGCCTCCCGAGGCTGACTTTGTGCACAAAATTAGTATATGTGGTGCAAGA ATAtcaagaaagaaaaagaaattcGTCTACGAGTCTCGCTCAAGTGTACAGTTGGAAGGTGCTGAGCTAGCGCTATACGAGGAGGTGGCGCGCACGCCGCCCTTCCTGCGCCGCGTGCTAGCCCTGGTGGGCACGCGCGGAGTGGGGCGACGGACGATCAAGAACCGTATGATTCAGGACCATCCCGATCGATTTGGAGCCGTCGTACCGC ATACATCACGTCCCCCTAGACCGTTAGAAGAGAATGGTGCGTCATACTGGTTCGTATCGCGCGAGGAGATGGATCGCGACGCGCACGCGGGGCGATTCCTCGAGTATGGGGAACACAATGGCCATCTGTACGGAACACATTTGGACTCTATACGAGCTGTGATCAAGGAAG GTAAGATGTGCATTCTGGACTGCGCGCCGCAGTCGCTCAAGCTGCTGCACAACAGCAGCGAGTTCCTGCCCTACGTCGTGATGATCGAGGCGCCCGGCATCGAGCAGCTGCGCAACCTCACCTACGCCTCCAACCGGAACCTGACG TTCGACCGGCAGAGCTCCATACGTTACAGTTCGCGGCGCGCGCGTACGCTGGAATCGCTCGCATCGCTCTACGAG GAAGAGGACATGAAGCAAACTCTAGAGGAAAGCGCGCGCGTCAAGCGGCAATACGAAAAGTACATCGACCTCGTGCTCACCAACAGCAACTCGGACACCACGTACGCGCGCCTCATGGACGCGCTGCACTCGCTCTCGACTGATCACCAGTGGGTGCCCGTCACTTGGATCTATTAG
- the LOC123869693 gene encoding uricase produces the protein MPWTSTNRIYAKPSNTSSGEGVLFPSTSAAKAATTAAADTGGRFELSDHGYGKSSVKLLHVYRDGEYHVIREFEVSTELKLSSESAYVVGDNKEVVATDSQKNTVYLLAKKYGIKTPEEFGAVVVNHFLYTYRQVLEAKCHIMEYPWERLQAGIPHNHAFIFSPTATRWCEVSQVRHEAVKVKSGLSDLRVLKTTQSSFVDFVQDEYTTLADAPERIFSTVVEAEWTYDNMKSADFDNAWLTVKDAILEKFAGPPDTGVYSPSVQHTLYQAEKTVLEKVAEITWIRMSMPNKHYLNIDVSKFPANVTKGDPRHYIYQPIDKPAGLIYAQLRRRPKSHL, from the exons ATGCCGTGGACTAGCACGAACAG AATCTATGCGAAACCCTCGAACACGAGTTCAGGTGAAGGAGTCCTGTTTCCTTCGACGAGCGCGGCGAAGGCTGCGACCACAGCGGCGGCGGACACGGGCGGTCGCTTCGAACTAAGCGACCATGGATATGGGAAGAGTTCAGTGAAACTATTGCATGTGTACCGCGATGGAGAATATCATGTTATTCGGGAATTCGAAGTGTCTACAGAACTGAAGCTGAGCAGTGAATCGGCATACGTGGTCGGCGACAATAAAGAAGTAGTCGCAACAGACTCCCAAAAGAATACCGTCTATTTACTGGCCAAGAAATACGGTATCAAGACTCCAGAAGAATTTGGTGCGGTTGTAGTGAATCATTTCCTATACACGTATAGGCAAGTTTTGGAAGCGAAGTGTCACATAATGGAATACCCATGGGAAAGATTACAAGCCGGAATACCTCATAATCATGCTTTTATATTTTCACCGACAGCAACGCGATGGTGCGAAGTATCTCAAGTTAGGCATG AGGCTGTCAAGGTAAAATCAGGCTTGAGTGATCTACGAGTTCTGAAGACGACGCAATCGTCGTTCGTCGATTTTGTGCAAGACGAATACACGACACTAGCAGACGCCCCTGAAAGAATATTTAG TACAGTAGTTGAAGCGGAATGGACGTACGACAACATGAAATCGGCAGACTTCGACAACGCATGGTTGACCGTAAAAGATGCCATCCTAGAAAAATTCGCTGGCCCTCCAGACACCGGCGTCTACTCGCCCTCAGTTCAacacactctctatcaagcggAGAAAACGGTCTTGGAAAAAGTTGCTGAG ATAACGTGGATCCGCATGTCGATGCCGAACAAACATTACCTCAATATCGATGTTTCCAAGTTCCCCGCAAATGTGACGAAAGGAGATCCTCGTCATTATATCTACCAGCCCATAGACAAGCCAGCGGGTCTCATCTATGCGCAACTTCGCAGAAGACCAAAGAGTCACTTGTGA